The Gammaproteobacteria bacterium genomic sequence TTCTCAGCCGTCGGCCCGCGACTTGATCGCAGGCCGATTTCTTTCACAAAATTTGTCGTATGTGCAGCGCTTATCTCTTTAAACCAATGAAAATGCTAATTATTGACTATTTAATTGACAGAAACTTGAGCGCAGAGTAAAAATCCTCCTTAGATTTATCAAATATATGTAGGAAAAGACGATGGATAATAAAAAAGAAAATGAACATCCTATAGAAGAGTATAAGCTACAGGGTAAGGTGGACCCAAGACTATTCAAAACAATCGAATTTTTCAGTAATCCTCCTAATAAAAAAACAATGAGCCCAACCCGGAGTCGTCGCATAATTAACATTGATGGCAATCCTTCTATGGGAACGGGGAATTCCTCCTTCTCGCCGCCGCCATCGGAGCCCCCCTCAACACCAAAAGGTATGAAGGCGCGTCCTAATTCTCCAAATCTAATGCATAACGATATTAAAAAAGAAGAGAAGCCCAGCAAACGTTTAAGTGTGCACCAGCAGGATCTCATAAGCAGCACACGGTTAAACAATGTTCAAAAAGAGGCTATTTCAGCTACTTTAAATAAAAAACCTACGAGATCCGATTCTTTGCGAAATGTAAAACAAGAAACTCCAGCACCCTCATCTCCCGCTAGAAGTAGATTTAAGGGTATGTCATTTACGAGTAGACCTAAGGGTGGAAAAGTTCATGATAGTGCAGAAGATAATCAAAATAATAACACCCTGACCGTGGGTGCTAGAGCGAGAACGTACACTACTCCCAATCCCCCTAGGCCTCTGACGCCTATCATGCCCTCTTCAATGGGAGCATTACAGAAGAAAGAAGAAGAGGTAGTGAAGCAGGAAAAAGCACTGGAGGAAAAGAAACTTCAGCAAGAAAGTGAATTACAAGAAAAAGAGAAAGCACTCGAAGCAAAAAGAATAGAGCAGGAAGCAAAGCTAAAGATCAAAGAATTAGCTTTAAAGAATAAATTTAAAGAACTCATTGTAGTTACCAAACAAAACCAAGAAGCTGCCCAAATATTAAAAAAAGAAAAAAGTGAGGTCGCTCAGAGTAAAAATGATCTTTATATTCAGGCTTTTTTGAAAGCTTACTGTTTAGATAACTCTACTGCTGCTATCGATACTTGCTTAGCAGCCAACTACGATATTGATACCATCATTAAAGATGGTAAGACTTTATTACATTTGGCGATGGAAGAGAGAAATACTCCAGTCGCTAAATATTTACTTACTAATGACAAACAAAAACCGACTCGTAATATTCAAGATAAGTGGGGTTTTACGCCATTACACTATGCTGCAATAAACCACGATTTACCAATGGTTCAGCTATTGTTATGGAAGGAAGAGCTGATTAGTTATCGCGATGATTATGATGAAATTCGGCAACGGATTGATAGAACCTATCTTAGTAATGCACTCATAAAAGATAAGAATGGGCAAACTCCGCGCGCACTTTTGGATTCC encodes the following:
- a CDS encoding ankyrin repeat domain-containing protein — translated: MDNKKENEHPIEEYKLQGKVDPRLFKTIEFFSNPPNKKTMSPTRSRRIINIDGNPSMGTGNSSFSPPPSEPPSTPKGMKARPNSPNLMHNDIKKEEKPSKRLSVHQQDLISSTRLNNVQKEAISATLNKKPTRSDSLRNVKQETPAPSSPARSRFKGMSFTSRPKGGKVHDSAEDNQNNNTLTVGARARTYTTPNPPRPLTPIMPSSMGALQKKEEEVVKQEKALEEKKLQQESELQEKEKALEAKRIEQEAKLKIKELALKNKFKELIVVTKQNQEAAQILKKEKSEVAQSKNDLYIQAFLKAYCLDNSTAAIDTCLAANYDIDTIIKDGKTLLHLAMEERNTPVAKYLLTNDKQKPTRNIQDKWGFTPLHYAAINHDLPMVQLLLWKEELISYRDDYDEIRQRIDRTYLSNALIKDKNGQTPRALLDSKNEDFGALENELLLGESRAKEIYAKVVQTKEEELKRLMDRKDSFMPAGFGNPKTLLEKQQEMGLFINTQLDGMRERIEATIILEEEKDIVLRELDEFQQSVQQDISILREIPKKNNPEISSSPSTSPTPKRPPLKFSLSAGNIQNIKHKAEDVARNISPGKKS